A stretch of DNA from Massilia litorea:
TGCGTTGTCACCTGAGACGCTGAGGGAACAGCTTGGGGACACCCTGGTTCTCGTTCAATCCGTTCCTGACGCGTTCGCATCGACAATGGGCAACACGATGTACATGCTGCGGCACTGGCAACTGGCGCAGCTGCTTGACGCTATCAAATTAGTGCAACTGCCGGCGGCTCGAATGCAAACTGGCTAGGGTAACCAGGCGTCGAAACGCCTGCGCCAGTGAAGCTCGTTGACGCTCGTTGACGCCGCGGACGAGAAAAGGGCTACACGATAAAGTTCTACGCCGCTATCGTAGTTTGCCCAGTGCTGCAGCAGTGATCACGATGCCATTTTCGGTGATTGCCCCAATCCAGTTCGGTCCTTCCTCGTTGACGTATGTGCAAGTTAAATTGCCGATACCAAACTCTGCCAGGATACCGTCGGTGGTCCAGGCCCCTTTCTTCATTTCCGGGAGTGTGACGTCTGGGAACTCATGCTTGATGATAGTCTGCACAACAACGCGTGCGGTCCACCGTCGAGCGCGAACATTTAAGGAGAGCTCGCGCGGCCGCGCAGGCACGCCTACCAAATAATTAAGTCGAAACACATCCATAACGCCTCCGCTCGTCTACCAGCGGAATCATATTGACGGACGCACGCACAGTCTAATCACTGTGCATAAAGCGAGGCCACAAGTCGAGCGCCTTACATTCAATCCGTAATTCCTCCGGCTCTATCCGGACAGAACCTGTTGTGCAGGAACCAAGGTTTCTGGCGCGCGGACAGCCAGCGAGGGAGCACTCAAGGAACTACAAGAAGGCCGGTACACACTATGCAGAACAAGCCCTTGCCGCCCATAGAGCATCCTCTACACTATTTTACCGTCCGATTGCGACCCGAAGTGGACCGTTCGGTACCGTCGAGAGCGACCGCGAATAAAATGTAAAATGCAACTCTCTAATCGAGAGGCGGATACGCTTGGTACCACCGACGGTGGACACGTAATCGAGTGCATGCAAACATCGATCACTGGGGGCACCTCGGCGTTTGTGAGTTGCTTTTACAAATTCGCAGCAACTGAGCCCCGCAAAGTAACTACACAGCAGGCTTCATCGGAGCCGCAATAGCGCGGTTCTTTCCAGCCCGTTTTGCGGCATATAAGGCCATGTCCGCAGCGTCCAAGAGCGAGAGAAGGTCAGGGTTATTCATGTTGAGGCAGGCGGCGCCGATACTCACAGTATAAGGCGGCACACCTTTTGCATTGGTCTCGGCAATGCAAGTACATATGCGGTTAGCAATCGCGAGCGCTGCCTCGATGCCGGTTTGTGGCAGAAGGACTACGAATTCTTCTCCGCCATAGCGACCGATGACATCTTGCGCACGTAGCAGTTGTGTAGCCTGTGCCGAAAAATTGGTAATCACTTTGTCGCCGATCAGATGACCGTAAGTGTCATTGATTGCCTTGAAGTTATCGAGGTCCGTTATCAGCAATGATAGGGGCGAACCATACCGTCGTGACACGGCGATTTCGCGCTCGACAGTTTCAAGGAAAGCGTCGCGTCGCAACGCACCCGACATGGGGTCATGCAGTGCCTGCAACTCAAGGCGGCCCTGCAATGCACGGTTGGCCATGAGCAGAAATCCTAAGCTCATCGCCACCAGCGAGAACGGAAACGCGAGAATGTACAGGTCGTGAATCGTAGACGTGTCATTTTCCCGTATCAAAGTCTGTCCGGAGACAAGCGCCGAGACGCAGCGTGCCCCCATGACCAATGCAGTGGTTGCATACATGGAACATGTGAACCACTCGGGAAACCGTTTTAAATGGTATCTGGTGAGCGAGACGCTACATGCTCCAAAAAGTACAGTGAGCAAAGCGCTCACAATAATCACCCGAATGCCATAGTCGTCGACAACAAAAGTCACCCATCCCAAGGCCACTGAAGCGCCACAAAGCAGCGCGAACAGCGGCCGTTCGCTGACCGTCAAGTTGCCGAACATGGCTAAGCTTCGATGCATTACGATGACACCAAACGGAATGAGTAAATTGGGAAAGTAGCTCGAGAACAGCACGGGCAATTTGCCGCGCGTTGTAAAGCCCAAAGCGGCAATGACCATCAGCAGGCACGCCCATCCCCATTCAGATAAACCGGCGATGGTCTTTGGGAAACCGACACGTACGGAGAAGAAAAGAAAACCGCAAAGTAGGCCGAATGCGGCTGAAATGATGATGAAGGAATTATTGTCGATCCCTAGCATAGCTAGCAGGCCTTTCTGAA
This window harbors:
- a CDS encoding GGDEF domain-containing protein, which produces MLGIDNNSFIIISAAFGLLCGFLFFSVRVGFPKTIAGLSEWGWACLLMVIAALGFTTRGKLPVLFSSYFPNLLIPFGVIVMHRSLAMFGNLTVSERPLFALLCGASVALGWVTFVVDDYGIRVIIVSALLTVLFGACSVSLTRYHLKRFPEWFTCSMYATTALVMGARCVSALVSGQTLIRENDTSTIHDLYILAFPFSLVAMSLGFLLMANRALQGRLELQALHDPMSGALRRDAFLETVEREIAVSRRYGSPLSLLITDLDNFKAINDTYGHLIGDKVITNFSAQATQLLRAQDVIGRYGGEEFVVLLPQTGIEAALAIANRICTCIAETNAKGVPPYTVSIGAACLNMNNPDLLSLLDAADMALYAAKRAGKNRAIAAPMKPAV